Proteins encoded in a region of the Solanum dulcamara chromosome 9, daSolDulc1.2, whole genome shotgun sequence genome:
- the LOC129904470 gene encoding protein LATERAL ROOT PRIMORDIUM 1-like, whose amino-acid sequence MWSASSSRQMQINYGLQPEMGMFVVHPASFQHHHQQQENTINFDPHHHHHHQSMNGNNSNLSNTCTTNTSLGVGVGVIPLLTATPLTNMVSFDDQDLVSRNSRGGNDGFQFFSNQNSTSNYTKNSTSNNIVGGGGGGSVSSTTCQDCGNQAKKDCTHRRCRTCCKSRGYDCSTHVKSTWVPASRRRERQLMGATTTTTNVNVVAAGSSSQSTSSAKKPRLVNSHTTTTASHTSTSNNTPPRSFDTSSSHQDASFKGSLPGQVRAPAVFKCVRVTSVDEGEDEYAYQAVVRIGGHVFKGFLYDQGLDEPKYNNNNNNNNNNNNNFPNLSDLHLGGAANEHNSHLYAASTGGGGLLGGSNYGNQIN is encoded by the exons ATGTGGTCTGCATCGTCGTCTCGACAGATGCAGATCAACTATGGCCTCCAACCAGAAATGGGTATGTTTGTTGTACATCCAGCATCCTTCCAACACCATCACCAACAACAAGAAAATACCATCAATTTTGAcccacatcatcatcatcatcatcagtcAATGAATGGTAATAATTCCAATCTCTCTAATACATGTACCACCAACACTTCTCTTGGCGTTGGTGTTGGTGTTATCCCACTCCTCACAGCCACCCCTTTAACAAACATGGTTAGCTTTGATGATCAAGATTTGGTTAGTAGAAATAGTAGAGGAGGAAATGATGGGTTTCAATTCTTTTCAAATCAAAATTCTACTAGTAATTATACGAAAAATAGTACTAGTAACAAtattgttggtggtggtggtggaggtTCAGTTTCATCAACTACTTGTCAAGATTGTGGAAACCAAGCAAAGAAAGATTGTACACATAGGAGATGTAGAACTTGTTGTAAGAGTAGAGGTTATGATTGTAGCACTCATGTAAAAAGCACTTGGGTACCAGCTTCAAGAAGGCGTGAGAGACAACTAATGggtgcaacaacaacaacaacaaatgtTAATGTTGTAGCTGCTGGATCTTCTTCTCAATCTACTTCAAGTGCTAAGAAACCTAGACTTGTCAATTCTCACACTACTACAACAGCTTCACATACTTCTACTTCAAATAATACTCCTCCAAGAAGTTTTGACACTAGCTCTAGTCATCAAG ATGCAAGTTTTAAAGGGTCATTGCCAGGACAAGTGAGGGCACCAGCTGTATTCAAGTGTGTAAGAGTGACTTCAGTAGATGAAGGAGAAGATGAATATGCATATCAAGCTGTTGTGAGAATTGGTGGACATGTTTTCAAAGGTTTCCTTTATGATCAAGGTCTTGATGAaccaaaatataataataataataataataataataataataataataatttcccAAATTTATCTGACTTGCATTTGGGTGGTGCTGCTAATGAACATAATTCTCATCTTTATGCTGCTTCTACTGGTGGAGGAGGGTTACTTGGAGGATCTAATTATGGTAACCAAATtaattga